A region from the Inhella inkyongensis genome encodes:
- a CDS encoding methyl-accepting chemotaxis protein, whose amino-acid sequence MSTGQASLARRVSLIGVGAIAAVLFLTSLLLSVMLLRSASQSIETWASDRTQAVEDSITAMDDTARTLVRRSFGAFRQEFGPQFSLDEATGELRDWGPKLNENYTAVDKFAASTGGVATVFARQGDDFIRITTSVKKPDGSRALGTPLGKTHPGYADLSAGKSFTGRANLFGRAYMAHYEPVKSEDGKIIGILFVGYDLDVFTAALDRMVKDIHFFDSGGVVVINNFSNPDEASFTAHPSAKGKKLSEVAPELAKTLAQLPADAHGERLEDMPDVLGRGGTGFFGIAHGNPASGLMVLGQVKTSEARAQQWATLLPFWALLAAATVALGFGLFYLMRQWVARPMAKLSTAVQAVASGDLSQSVTSARQDEIGQLIRDTETMRARLSDTISTVRHSVDSIGTASREIATGNQDLSQRTEQTASNLQIAASSMEEFTGTVRQTADSARTANQLVASTASAAAKGGQVVAQVVSTMEDISQSSRKIADIIGVIDGIAFQTNILALNAAVEAARAGEQGRGFAVVASEVRSLAGRSAEAAKEIKTLIGASVERVEVGSRLVQEAGSSMTEIVSGVQRVADIMAEIAAAAAEQSDGISQVNDSVVQLDQMTQQNAALVEQSAAAAESLRDQAQRLVEAVAVFRTADTPPTAQIPKAPQAQRPVQRSPVTPPKAAATPKPAPPQPPARPAPSSAASDDWESF is encoded by the coding sequence ATGAGCACAGGGCAAGCCTCGCTGGCGCGGCGGGTTTCTTTGATTGGCGTCGGCGCCATCGCCGCCGTGCTATTCCTGACCAGTTTGCTGCTCAGCGTGATGTTGCTGCGCAGCGCCAGTCAGTCCATTGAGACCTGGGCCTCGGACCGGACCCAGGCCGTCGAAGACTCCATCACGGCCATGGACGACACCGCCCGCACCCTGGTGCGGCGCAGCTTCGGCGCCTTTCGGCAGGAATTTGGACCTCAGTTCAGTCTCGACGAGGCGACGGGCGAGCTACGCGACTGGGGCCCAAAACTGAACGAGAACTACACCGCCGTCGACAAATTCGCGGCCTCCACGGGCGGTGTGGCCACGGTGTTTGCCCGTCAGGGCGATGACTTCATCCGCATCACCACCTCCGTCAAGAAGCCGGACGGCAGCCGGGCCCTGGGCACCCCCCTCGGCAAAACCCACCCTGGCTACGCGGACTTAAGCGCAGGCAAGAGCTTCACCGGGCGCGCCAACCTGTTTGGCCGTGCCTACATGGCGCATTACGAGCCGGTGAAGTCCGAGGACGGCAAGATCATCGGCATCTTGTTCGTGGGCTATGACCTGGATGTGTTCACCGCCGCCCTGGACCGCATGGTCAAGGACATCCACTTTTTCGATAGCGGCGGCGTTGTCGTCATCAACAACTTCAGCAACCCTGACGAAGCCAGCTTCACCGCCCATCCCAGCGCCAAGGGCAAGAAGCTGTCCGAGGTGGCACCGGAGCTGGCCAAGACCCTGGCCCAACTGCCGGCCGACGCACATGGGGAACGACTTGAGGACATGCCCGATGTGCTGGGCCGCGGTGGCACGGGCTTCTTCGGCATCGCCCATGGCAACCCGGCGTCAGGCTTGATGGTGCTCGGTCAGGTCAAGACCAGCGAGGCGCGCGCCCAGCAATGGGCCACGCTGCTGCCCTTCTGGGCATTGCTGGCGGCGGCGACCGTGGCCCTGGGATTCGGACTTTTCTATCTGATGCGCCAGTGGGTGGCCCGTCCCATGGCCAAGCTGTCAACCGCCGTGCAAGCGGTGGCCAGCGGCGACCTGTCCCAATCGGTCACCAGCGCCCGCCAGGATGAGATCGGCCAGCTGATCCGCGACACCGAGACCATGCGCGCACGCTTGTCCGACACCATCTCGACGGTGCGGCACTCGGTGGACTCCATTGGCACCGCCAGCCGCGAGATCGCCACCGGCAATCAGGATCTGAGCCAACGCACCGAGCAGACCGCCTCCAATCTGCAGATCGCCGCCTCCTCGATGGAGGAGTTCACCGGCACGGTGCGTCAGACGGCCGACTCGGCGCGCACCGCCAATCAGCTGGTCGCCTCCACCGCCAGCGCCGCCGCCAAGGGCGGGCAAGTGGTAGCCCAGGTGGTGAGCACCATGGAGGACATCAGCCAGAGCTCACGCAAGATCGCCGACATCATCGGCGTCATCGACGGCATCGCCTTCCAGACCAATATCCTGGCCCTGAATGCGGCCGTGGAGGCCGCCCGCGCAGGCGAACAGGGACGCGGATTTGCGGTCGTAGCCTCTGAAGTGCGCTCCCTGGCCGGTCGCTCGGCCGAAGCGGCGAAAGAGATCAAGACCCTGATCGGTGCCAGTGTCGAACGCGTCGAAGTCGGATCGCGTCTGGTGCAGGAGGCTGGCAGCTCGATGACCGAGATCGTCTCCGGCGTGCAGCGTGTGGCCGACATCATGGCCGAGATCGCTGCGGCTGCGGCAGAGCAGAGCGATGGCATCTCGCAAGTCAATGATTCGGTCGTCCAACTCGACCAGATGACCCAGCAAAACGCCGCGCTGGTGGAGCAATCCGCTGCGGCCGCCGAGAGTCTGCGCGATCAAGCTCAGCGCCTGGTAGAAGCTGTGGCGGTGTTCCGCACCGCGGACACCCCACCGACTGCGCAGATCCCCAAGGCCCCCCAAGCCCAGAGGCCGGTCCAGCGCTCGCCGGTCACTCCCCCCAAAGCCGCGGCAACGCCCAAACCAGCGCCGCCCCAACCCCCTGCACGCCCCGCCCCCAGCTCGGCGGCCAGCGACGACTGGGAATCGTTCTGA
- a CDS encoding chemotaxis protein CheW translates to MELVQASSNALAPSAAARLAATGEYLTFRLGSEEYGIDILKVQEIRSYEAPTRIANAPEFIKGVVNLRGVIVPIVDLRVKLGCPSAEVNTFTVVIVLNVRNRVVGAVVDSVSDVLELSRDQIRPAPEMTAAAVNTSYITGIATVAERMLILMDIEGLMSSSDMGLMESLV, encoded by the coding sequence ATGGAACTCGTTCAAGCCTCGTCCAATGCCCTGGCCCCTTCGGCGGCCGCCCGCCTCGCCGCCACTGGCGAGTACCTGACCTTTCGCCTGGGCAGCGAGGAATACGGCATCGACATCCTCAAGGTGCAGGAGATCCGCTCCTACGAGGCACCGACGCGCATCGCCAACGCTCCGGAGTTCATCAAGGGCGTCGTCAATTTGCGCGGCGTGATCGTGCCCATCGTCGATCTGCGCGTGAAGCTCGGCTGCCCCAGCGCCGAGGTCAATACCTTCACCGTGGTGATCGTGCTCAATGTGCGCAATCGGGTGGTAGGGGCCGTGGTGGATTCGGTTTCGGATGTGCTCGAACTCAGCCGCGACCAGATCCGACCCGCCCCGGAGATGACGGCGGCGGCCGTGAACACCAGCTACATCACCGGCATTGCCACCGTGGCGGAGCGCATGCTGATCCTGATGGACATCGAAGGCCTGATGAGCAGTTCCGACATGGGCCTGATGGAGTCCCTGGTCTGA
- a CDS encoding chemotaxis protein CheA — MGEMTNEGANLGAGIDLSQFYQVFFEEAGENLDNMEQLLLNVNVEAADDEELNAIFRCAHSIKGGAATFGFADVAELTHIMETLLDKLRRHELQPTTQMVDILLQSGDALRGLLARHAGTSTDQVESEGLVASIKTLVDGGTLAGAAPAPAPKAAAPAPAASAPAPLPSGTRQLELIVGPLSDPGQADNLVDLFKEITDLGTIESLDGGQAADGMRRFKITTASSDNDLLDLFTFHVAREQVKLNPLGAGYGFYEGSPGAPKEEPKAEAGYGFFDDAPGAPQAAAPTPAAAAPAQPTTAVVPTAKPSAAAPKPAAAAADQSTLRVSIEKVDQLINLVGELVITQAMLAQNSRNVDPGLYQQLTSGLADLERNTRDLQEAVMSIRMIPMSVVFNRFPRMLRDLAAKLGKKVELVTQGEATELDKSLVEKITDPLTHLVRNSCDHGIEMPADRLAKGKPEQGTITLVASHQGGSIVIEVRDDGRGLNRQKLISKAQEKGIEAHEGMSDSEVWNLIFAPGFSTADQVTDVSGRGVGMDVVKKNITSLGGHVEIDSAEGYGMKVSVRLPLTLAIMDGMSVGVGEEVYILPLSSVVESFQVKEDTVKTVAGSGRVVEVRDEFMPVIELEKVFEVPRFDFEHVSTIMVVVEAEGGRVALLVDELLGQQQVVVKNLEANYRKVHDVSGATIMGDGRVALILDIGSLVRKSRH; from the coding sequence ATGGGTGAGATGACCAACGAAGGCGCCAACCTCGGCGCCGGCATTGACCTCAGTCAGTTCTACCAAGTCTTCTTTGAAGAAGCGGGCGAGAACCTGGACAACATGGAGCAGTTGCTCCTGAACGTCAATGTCGAAGCGGCAGACGACGAAGAGCTCAACGCCATCTTCCGCTGCGCCCACTCCATCAAAGGCGGCGCCGCCACTTTTGGCTTTGCCGATGTGGCGGAGCTCACCCACATCATGGAGACGCTGCTCGACAAGCTGCGCCGCCATGAGTTGCAACCCACCACGCAGATGGTGGACATCCTGCTGCAGTCGGGTGACGCGCTACGCGGTTTGCTCGCACGCCACGCCGGCACCAGCACCGATCAGGTGGAGAGCGAAGGCCTGGTGGCCAGCATCAAGACCCTGGTCGATGGCGGCACGCTGGCCGGCGCGGCCCCAGCCCCTGCCCCGAAGGCGGCCGCACCAGCCCCGGCCGCCTCGGCCCCTGCGCCCCTGCCCAGTGGCACCCGGCAACTGGAGCTGATCGTCGGTCCACTGAGCGATCCTGGCCAAGCCGACAACCTGGTCGATCTGTTCAAGGAAATCACCGACCTGGGCACCATCGAAAGCCTGGACGGCGGCCAGGCCGCCGATGGGATGCGGCGCTTCAAGATCACCACGGCCAGCAGCGACAACGACCTGCTGGATCTGTTCACCTTCCATGTCGCGCGTGAACAGGTCAAGCTCAACCCCCTGGGCGCCGGCTACGGTTTCTACGAAGGATCACCCGGGGCGCCCAAAGAAGAGCCCAAGGCCGAGGCCGGCTATGGCTTCTTCGACGACGCCCCCGGCGCTCCGCAGGCTGCAGCGCCGACCCCTGCCGCCGCCGCGCCCGCACAGCCCACCACTGCCGTGGTGCCGACGGCCAAACCCAGCGCTGCCGCGCCCAAGCCGGCGGCGGCTGCGGCCGACCAGAGCACGCTGCGCGTGTCGATCGAGAAAGTCGATCAGCTCATCAATTTGGTGGGCGAATTGGTGATCACCCAGGCCATGCTGGCGCAAAACAGCCGCAATGTGGACCCGGGGCTTTATCAGCAACTGACCAGTGGCCTGGCGGATCTGGAACGCAACACCCGCGACCTGCAGGAAGCGGTGATGTCGATCCGCATGATTCCGATGTCGGTGGTGTTCAACCGCTTCCCGCGCATGCTGCGCGACCTGGCTGCCAAGCTGGGCAAGAAGGTTGAGCTGGTCACACAAGGTGAGGCCACCGAACTCGACAAGAGCCTGGTGGAGAAGATCACCGACCCGCTGACGCACTTGGTTCGCAACAGCTGTGACCACGGCATCGAAATGCCGGCCGACCGACTGGCCAAGGGCAAGCCCGAGCAAGGCACCATCACCTTGGTGGCCAGCCATCAGGGCGGCAGCATCGTCATTGAAGTGCGCGACGACGGGCGCGGCCTGAATCGCCAGAAGCTCATCAGCAAGGCCCAGGAGAAAGGCATCGAGGCCCATGAGGGCATGAGCGATTCCGAGGTCTGGAACCTGATCTTTGCGCCCGGCTTCTCCACCGCCGACCAAGTCACCGACGTATCAGGGCGCGGCGTGGGCATGGACGTGGTGAAGAAGAACATCACCTCCCTGGGCGGTCATGTCGAAATCGACTCCGCCGAGGGCTATGGCATGAAAGTCTCGGTGCGCCTGCCGCTCACCCTGGCCATCATGGACGGAATGAGCGTGGGCGTGGGCGAGGAGGTCTACATCTTGCCGCTGTCCTCGGTGGTGGAGAGCTTCCAGGTCAAGGAAGACACCGTCAAGACGGTGGCCGGCTCCGGACGGGTGGTCGAGGTCCGGGACGAGTTCATGCCCGTGATCGAACTGGAAAAAGTCTTCGAGGTGCCTCGCTTCGATTTCGAGCATGTCTCCACCATCATGGTGGTGGTCGAAGCCGAGGGCGGGCGTGTGGCCCTGCTGGTCGATGAGCTCCTGGGGCAGCAGCAGGTCGTGGTCAAGAACCTGGAAGCCAACTATCGCAAGGTGCACGATGTGTCCGGCGCCACCATCATGGGCGACGGCCGAGTCGCACTGATCCTGGACATCGGCAGCCTCGTTCGCAAGTCTCGCCACTGA
- a CDS encoding response regulator, translating into MHSILAVDDSASMRQMVAFTLKNAGFNVVEAVDGQDAWEKATQRDFDLVLTDQNMPRMDGISLTKKLRENPKFKATPILILTTESSDAMKQAGRAAGATGWLVKPFDPAKLIEVIGKVIR; encoded by the coding sequence ATGCATTCGATCCTCGCAGTGGACGATTCCGCCTCGATGCGCCAGATGGTGGCCTTCACCCTCAAAAACGCTGGCTTCAATGTGGTGGAGGCGGTCGACGGACAGGACGCCTGGGAGAAGGCGACTCAGCGCGACTTCGACCTGGTGCTCACCGACCAGAACATGCCGCGCATGGATGGCATCAGCCTGACCAAGAAGCTGCGCGAGAACCCTAAATTCAAGGCCACGCCCATCCTGATCCTGACCACCGAGTCCAGCGATGCGATGAAGCAGGCCGGACGCGCGGCGGGGGCCACGGGCTGGCTGGTCAAGCCTTTTGACCCTGCCAAGCTGATCGAGGTCATCGGCAAAGTCATTCGCTAA
- a CDS encoding hybrid sensor histidine kinase/response regulator, producing MFAIDPTRPLRVLHVEDSELDHELMQALVRQAGLQVEWLRVESLEEFQKALAQDWDAVVCDYQLPAHSGLDMLRHLRTTDRVLPFILVSGEIGEDVAVAAMREGAADYLLKGRLARLAPALQQAIKGAEAERAQRAADQALLESQQRLRELTAHLQQHIEAERAALARELHDDVGSSLTALKYELGWLQRHLADGPAAARVVQATQTLDLAMAASRRLMQNLRPPILQEGLAAALTWQAQGFERHQGLKVHRHGLDEELDLPEGLALAAYRFVQEALNNVAKHAQASQVWVELHCASGVLGVEVADDGCGMDPMAQHRPGSFGLQGLQERAAALGGWIDVGSRPGQGTRLTLSIPLAHAEPAWSAQECA from the coding sequence ATGTTTGCCATCGATCCGACGCGTCCCTTGCGCGTATTGCATGTCGAGGATTCCGAGCTCGATCACGAACTGATGCAGGCGCTGGTGCGCCAGGCGGGTCTGCAGGTCGAGTGGTTGCGCGTCGAGTCGCTTGAAGAGTTTCAGAAGGCGCTGGCCCAGGACTGGGATGCCGTGGTGTGCGACTACCAGTTGCCTGCGCACTCCGGCCTGGACATGCTGCGCCATCTGCGCACGACCGATCGGGTGCTGCCCTTCATCCTGGTGTCCGGAGAGATTGGCGAGGATGTGGCCGTGGCGGCCATGCGCGAAGGGGCTGCGGACTACCTGCTGAAAGGGCGCCTGGCCCGTTTGGCGCCGGCCTTGCAGCAGGCCATCAAAGGGGCTGAGGCGGAGCGGGCGCAGCGCGCAGCGGATCAGGCCTTGCTGGAGAGTCAGCAGCGCCTGCGCGAGCTCACGGCCCATCTGCAACAGCACATCGAGGCGGAGCGTGCGGCGCTGGCGCGTGAACTGCATGACGATGTGGGCAGTTCGCTCACGGCGCTGAAATACGAGCTGGGTTGGTTGCAACGCCATCTGGCCGATGGGCCAGCGGCGGCGCGGGTGGTGCAGGCCACGCAGACCCTGGATTTGGCCATGGCCGCCAGCCGCCGGCTGATGCAGAACCTGCGCCCGCCCATCTTGCAAGAGGGCTTGGCCGCTGCGCTCACCTGGCAAGCGCAGGGCTTCGAGCGGCACCAGGGCCTCAAGGTGCATCGGCATGGATTGGATGAGGAGCTTGATTTGCCCGAGGGCCTGGCGCTGGCCGCTTATCGATTTGTGCAAGAAGCCTTGAACAACGTGGCCAAGCACGCGCAGGCCAGCCAGGTATGGGTTGAGTTGCATTGCGCCAGCGGCGTGCTGGGGGTCGAGGTGGCGGACGATGGATGTGGCATGGACCCAATGGCCCAGCACCGGCCCGGCAGCTTTGGTCTGCAGGGTCTGCAGGAGCGCGCCGCGGCCCTGGGCGGGTGGATCGATGTGGGCTCGCGGCCCGGTCAGGGCACGCGCCTGACCCTGTCCATTCCCTTGGCCCACGCAGAACCGGCCTGGTCGGCCCAGGAGTGCGCATGA
- a CDS encoding response regulator — translation MIRVLLCDDHALIRRGVRDTLVDAGDIEVVGEVGDYGGLREWQRGGQAVDVLLLDINLPGRSGLDVLHVLKEQGGGPRCLVVSMYPEEQYAIRCLRAGAFGYVNKGGDPQELVTAVRMVAQGRKYVTPQIAQMLVENLSTPEPEQAHQKLSDRELQTLVLIASGRRLSDIAEELLLSPKTVSVYRARVLEKLGLSNNSELTVYAIRQGLVDG, via the coding sequence ATGATTCGCGTGCTGCTTTGCGACGATCACGCGCTGATCCGGCGCGGTGTGCGCGACACCCTCGTCGACGCCGGCGACATCGAAGTGGTGGGTGAGGTGGGCGACTACGGCGGCCTGCGCGAGTGGCAGCGCGGCGGGCAGGCCGTCGATGTGCTGTTGCTCGACATCAATCTGCCGGGCCGCAGCGGCCTGGATGTGTTGCATGTTCTCAAGGAGCAAGGCGGCGGGCCGCGCTGCTTGGTGGTCTCCATGTATCCCGAGGAGCAGTACGCAATTCGCTGCCTGCGCGCTGGTGCCTTCGGCTATGTGAACAAGGGCGGCGATCCGCAGGAGTTGGTGACGGCTGTGCGCATGGTGGCGCAGGGCCGCAAATACGTGACGCCGCAGATCGCCCAGATGCTGGTCGAGAACCTCAGTACCCCAGAGCCCGAGCAGGCCCATCAAAAGCTCAGTGACCGGGAGCTGCAGACCCTGGTGTTGATTGCCTCAGGGCGGCGACTCTCTGACATTGCCGAGGAGCTGCTGCTCAGTCCCAAGACGGTCAGCGTCTATCGGGCGCGCGTGCTGGAAAAGTTGGGTCTGAGCAATAACTCGGAACTGACCGTGTATGCCATTCGGCAGGGCCTGGTGGACGGATGA
- a CDS encoding sensor domain-containing diguanylate cyclase, whose amino-acid sequence MSLVRRLTHLNVLVLAVAMLLSFAMILGMAYWTARQLQRQAAEAAAAVLAQNVAPMVAFQDRASAKSMLTDVARRTDLLEVNIVDAQGRLFAAWTSKIPQQGWLPWVQREFTVELALQLPEEKVGRMRWRESHATLENTLLRIGLIAFAMLLGILIVAANVLSWVQRRALAPLVALSDLTERVAQQQDYTLRARALRNDEVGRLAERVNEMLRRIQVWHEDLHAQLRDQRDVGQRMKALAHRDHLTGLPNRLSFDLELERQLVEAQRQRHGVGLLFVDLDQFKPVNDRLGHEAGDAVLIEVGRRMSGALRAGQDNLFRLGGDEFALLVAPLADAHALEHLAQRLLQALLPPMNLLGESIQLGASIGAAISPEHGRDAALLLRRADAAMYAAKSAGKNCYRLADAASA is encoded by the coding sequence ATGTCGCTGGTTCGGCGGCTTACGCACCTGAATGTGCTGGTGCTGGCCGTGGCCATGTTGCTGAGTTTTGCCATGATTTTGGGCATGGCGTATTGGACGGCGCGGCAGCTTCAGCGGCAGGCGGCAGAGGCGGCTGCTGCCGTGTTGGCGCAGAACGTGGCACCGATGGTGGCGTTCCAGGACCGCGCCAGCGCCAAGTCCATGTTGACCGATGTGGCACGGCGTACCGATCTGCTGGAAGTGAACATCGTCGATGCCCAGGGGCGCTTGTTCGCTGCGTGGACCAGCAAGATTCCTCAGCAGGGTTGGCTGCCTTGGGTACAGCGCGAATTCACGGTGGAGCTGGCCCTGCAATTGCCGGAGGAAAAGGTCGGTCGCATGCGCTGGCGCGAGTCGCATGCAACGCTGGAGAACACTTTGCTGCGCATCGGCCTGATCGCCTTTGCCATGTTGCTCGGCATCCTGATCGTGGCTGCGAACGTGTTGAGCTGGGTGCAGCGCCGGGCCTTGGCGCCCCTGGTGGCACTGTCCGACCTGACCGAGCGGGTGGCGCAGCAGCAGGACTACACCCTGCGGGCGCGCGCACTTCGCAATGACGAGGTAGGACGGCTGGCCGAGCGTGTCAATGAAATGCTGCGCCGCATCCAGGTTTGGCATGAGGATCTGCATGCGCAGTTGCGCGATCAGCGCGATGTGGGCCAGCGCATGAAGGCGCTGGCGCACCGGGATCACCTCACGGGTCTTCCCAACCGCCTGTCCTTTGACCTGGAGTTGGAGCGCCAGCTGGTGGAAGCCCAGCGACAGCGCCACGGCGTGGGCCTGCTGTTTGTCGACCTTGACCAGTTCAAGCCCGTCAACGATCGGCTGGGCCATGAGGCCGGCGATGCCGTGCTGATTGAAGTGGGGCGGCGCATGTCGGGTGCGCTGCGTGCGGGCCAAGACAATTTGTTCCGACTTGGTGGCGATGAATTCGCGCTGCTGGTGGCACCCTTGGCCGACGCCCACGCGCTGGAGCACCTGGCGCAGCGCCTGTTGCAGGCCTTGCTGCCGCCGATGAATCTGTTGGGTGAATCGATTCAGCTGGGAGCCAGTATTGGCGCGGCCATCAGCCCAGAGCATGGGCGGGACGCCGCGCTGTTGTTGCGGCGCGCCGATGCCGCCATGTATGCGGCCAAGTCGGCCGGGAAAAATTGCTATCGTCTGGCCGATGCCGCGTCCGCCTAA
- a CDS encoding TonB-dependent receptor plug domain-containing protein, which produces MPRPPKRCWIGLSALLCAAWGAPAQASTAADEPGDLADLLRQSLSQPSAELAVSTASRMAQSAAQAPGVTHVVTQLDIQRLGLRSLADILQLFPGVYLREDSLFTKLGVRGVGRPGDLNSRVLFLLDGMRLNENIFEAGQIDQDFLVDVSLIERVEFSPGPGSSLYGTNALLGVVQVVTKRADQLHGAQIGSSWSGRGSWRSHAAYGLRHESGAEWWLAASALEFPEQRYPADLSERLQTLLRRFNWDRSKRLNGHWQQGGLSLAAGVVDRTHGLPEPVENAAGNFVLMQKFDRTTIRYGQLRWEQALNADWQMELGWSTQSLRYRLDEPFLTSRDQPRMYRFETLGHWSNGEARLLGNWAQDHELMLGLETQRDHRQRIRFEVLGLPPDDLERRSERWGLFAQDSWRISAGHRLTLGLRHDRAAGDVAARTSPRVAYVWHDEQGRSLKLSVGNAFRAANFNESLNNEIQDVAAPPPERLRSHELLWEARLTQGWRYRAGLFDTRIRNLIDQDPDSGLYQASAPVRSRGAELELDGRWGQGGSALLSLAWQQSRYADGQALSNSPARMLKLRLTHPVAESLRVSLHGRALSRRVVAGRELAGYGLLNLQLLYQPTRQLDISLGVNNLLNRRYFDAPGSSGGNPVPHEGGQAHLGFQWRLDP; this is translated from the coding sequence ATGCCGCGTCCGCCTAAACGATGTTGGATTGGCCTGAGCGCCCTGCTGTGTGCAGCTTGGGGCGCGCCGGCACAGGCCAGCACGGCGGCGGATGAACCGGGAGATCTGGCCGATCTGCTGCGCCAGTCGTTGAGCCAACCCAGTGCGGAGCTCGCCGTCAGCACGGCCTCGCGCATGGCGCAATCGGCGGCCCAAGCGCCTGGCGTCACCCATGTGGTGACCCAGCTGGACATCCAACGGCTGGGCCTGCGCAGCCTGGCCGACATCCTGCAACTCTTCCCAGGCGTCTATTTGCGGGAGGACAGCCTGTTCACCAAGCTGGGCGTGCGCGGCGTCGGGCGCCCGGGCGACCTCAACAGCCGGGTGTTGTTCCTGCTGGATGGCATGCGCCTGAACGAGAACATCTTCGAGGCCGGGCAGATCGATCAGGACTTCTTGGTCGATGTCAGCCTGATCGAGCGGGTCGAGTTCAGTCCGGGTCCGGGCTCTTCGCTGTATGGCACCAATGCCCTGCTGGGGGTGGTGCAGGTGGTCACCAAGCGGGCGGATCAGCTGCATGGTGCCCAGATCGGCTCCAGTTGGAGTGGCCGTGGCAGCTGGCGCAGCCACGCGGCCTATGGCTTGCGGCACGAGTCCGGCGCCGAGTGGTGGTTGGCGGCCAGCGCGCTGGAGTTTCCCGAGCAGCGCTATCCCGCTGACTTGTCCGAGCGCCTGCAAACACTGTTGCGGCGCTTCAACTGGGACCGCAGCAAACGTTTGAATGGGCACTGGCAGCAGGGCGGACTGTCGCTGGCCGCCGGCGTGGTGGATCGGACCCATGGCTTGCCGGAACCGGTGGAGAACGCTGCGGGCAATTTCGTGCTGATGCAGAAGTTCGATCGCACCACCATCCGTTACGGGCAGTTGCGCTGGGAGCAGGCGCTGAACGCCGATTGGCAGATGGAGCTGGGCTGGTCGACGCAGAGCTTGCGCTACCGCCTGGATGAGCCCTTCCTGACCTCGCGCGATCAGCCACGCATGTACCGCTTCGAAACGCTGGGCCATTGGTCCAACGGCGAAGCGCGGCTGTTGGGCAATTGGGCGCAGGACCATGAGCTGATGCTGGGCCTGGAAACCCAGCGCGACCACCGGCAGCGCATTCGCTTTGAGGTGCTGGGTTTGCCCCCCGATGACCTCGAGCGGCGTTCGGAACGCTGGGGCTTGTTTGCCCAGGACAGTTGGCGGATCAGTGCCGGGCATCGCCTCACGCTCGGTTTGCGGCATGACCGCGCGGCGGGGGATGTGGCCGCGCGCACCAGCCCGCGCGTCGCCTATGTCTGGCACGACGAACAGGGCCGCAGCCTCAAGCTCAGTGTCGGCAATGCCTTTCGTGCTGCCAATTTCAATGAAAGCCTGAACAACGAGATCCAGGACGTGGCGGCGCCGCCCCCCGAGCGCCTGCGCAGCCATGAGCTGCTGTGGGAGGCCCGACTCACGCAGGGCTGGCGTTACCGCGCCGGCCTGTTTGACACCCGCATCCGCAATCTGATCGATCAGGATCCGGACTCCGGTCTGTACCAGGCCAGCGCGCCGGTGCGCAGCCGTGGCGCCGAGCTGGAGCTGGATGGCCGCTGGGGCCAAGGCGGCTCGGCCTTGCTGAGCCTGGCCTGGCAGCAAAGCCGCTATGCCGATGGGCAGGCGCTGTCCAACAGCCCCGCGCGCATGCTCAAGCTGCGTCTGACCCATCCGGTGGCCGAGTCCTTGCGCGTGTCGCTGCACGGCCGGGCGCTCAGCCGCCGTGTGGTGGCGGGCCGCGAGTTGGCGGGCTATGGCCTGCTCAATCTGCAACTGCTCTACCAGCCAACGCGCCAGCTCGACATCAGCCTGGGCGTTAACAACCTGCTCAATCGGCGCTATTTCGACGCCCCAGGCAGTAGCGGCGGCAACCCGGTTCCGCATGAAGGCGGACAGGCCCATCTGGGCTTTCAATGGCGCCTCGACCCATGA
- a CDS encoding YfiR family protein, which produces MKARAALCLAAALATSPLCQAQLGVDADAQLRAAFIYRFAQFTQWPADSSGMNLCMAGPGGMEEALRQLGGRLVAGQPLNFRVVDSPREAASCQVLVLGQSDPATLRRWLQGLGDAPVLVVGLVPEALRAGVSIALLAEPQGLAFSINHSEAKRRGLALSGQMLKLAREVR; this is translated from the coding sequence ATGAAGGCCCGCGCCGCGCTCTGTCTGGCAGCCGCCCTGGCCACCAGCCCGCTGTGTCAGGCGCAACTCGGTGTGGATGCCGATGCCCAGCTGCGTGCGGCCTTTATCTATCGCTTCGCCCAGTTCACTCAGTGGCCGGCTGATTCGTCCGGCATGAACCTGTGCATGGCCGGGCCGGGGGGCATGGAGGAGGCGCTGCGCCAGCTCGGCGGCCGCTTGGTGGCCGGGCAGCCACTAAACTTCCGCGTGGTGGACTCGCCGCGGGAAGCGGCCAGCTGTCAGGTGCTGGTGCTGGGGCAGAGCGACCCCGCCACGCTGCGGCGCTGGTTGCAGGGCCTGGGCGATGCGCCGGTGCTGGTGGTGGGTCTGGTGCCCGAGGCGCTGCGTGCTGGGGTCAGCATCGCGCTGCTGGCCGAGCCTCAGGGCCTGGCCTTCAGCATCAACCACAGCGAGGCCAAGCGGCGCGGATTGGCCCTGTCTGGACAGATGCTGAAGTTGGCGCGCGAAGTCAGGTGA